CCATCTACTGATGTACCGGACATCAAGCCAACTAAGTATGTTGCATCAACTTTTGATTGTTTGTCCATTAACCTTTCACCGCTCCAACTGTTACCCCTTCAAGGAAGTATTTTTGTAAACTGAAGAACAAAATAAACATTGGCACTGCTGAAATGGTTGCCCCCGCCATCATCGGTGCAAAGTAAGTTGTATTCGCAAAGCGAAAGTTTTTCAAGCCAACCTGAATGGTTTGCATATCCATTGTATTCGTTACTAGGAAAGGCCAGAAAAAGTCATTCCATGCCGCCATAAACGTTAGGATTGCTAGTACTGCCATAATTGTTTTAGATAAAGGCATAATGATATACCAGAAAATTTTAGGCTGGGAACAACCTTCGATTTTAGCAGATTCAATAATTTCAACTGGAATGGAGGACATGAACTGCTTAACCAAGAAGATGTTGTATACCGTTACTATGCTCGGCATAATCAACGCCGTGTACGTATTTTGTAATTCAAAAATATTTACGATCAAAATATATAGTGGAACCTGTGTGACTTGAACAGGAATCATCATAGATCCCAGCAAAATAGCGAACAAAATGTTTTTTCCTTTAAATTTCATTTTTGCAAAAGCATATCCAGCGAGTGTAGCAAAAAATACGTTAGATACCGTAATACACGCTGCCACTATAAAGGAGTTCAATAACCAGTCCCATGTATGTGGGCTGAAGTTAAAGAAGAATTTATAGGAATCAAATGAAATCTTCGATGGTAAGATAGAATAGCTCATTGCACCAGCTTCTACCGGATCACCGAACGAGGAGATGACCATAAAGTATATCGGGAATATGGTAGCTGCGGCAAATAGGATAAGGAACGTAATGTTCGCGCCATTACGTATGAACAGATACCCTTTGCTTCTTAAGCTGTTGTTGTACAAACCCATAGTATTCTGCTCCTTTTCCTAGTATTCTACATCTTTACCTAAAAATTTGAATTGAAGGAATGATATAAATCCGATAATCGCTGCTAGTAGTAATGATTGTGCCGCTGCCTCACCAAACTCAAAATATGTGAACGCATTGTTAAAGATTAACAAACCTACCATTGTTGTTGCATGGTCTGGTCCACCGCCTGTCATAAGATAAGCGTTTTGGAATACTTGGAAGGAACCGATAACACCAGTAACAAGTAGGAATAGCGTTGTTGGCTTAAGGAAAGGGACAACGATAAACCAAAGCTTTTGCAGGAAAGACGCGCCATCAATTTCAGCTGCTTCATAATAGCTGTTATCAATAGCGAGTAATGCGGCTATATAAATAATAATTGCTGTACCATGACTTGATAACCATGACATTAACACAAGTGAGAACATTGCAGTTGCACTGGAACCAAGCCAGTTTTGATTTTCAATACCTAAAAAACTCACGAGCTTATTGGCAATACCTGATTTTAACGGATCGAAGATCCACAGCCACACAACAGAAAGCGCTA
This Paenibacillus sp. FSL R5-0345 DNA region includes the following protein-coding sequences:
- a CDS encoding carbohydrate ABC transporter permease encodes the protein MGLYNNSLRSKGYLFIRNGANITFLILFAAATIFPIYFMVISSFGDPVEAGAMSYSILPSKISFDSYKFFFNFSPHTWDWLLNSFIVAACITVSNVFFATLAGYAFAKMKFKGKNILFAILLGSMMIPVQVTQVPLYILIVNIFELQNTYTALIMPSIVTVYNIFLVKQFMSSIPVEIIESAKIEGCSQPKIFWYIIMPLSKTIMAVLAILTFMAAWNDFFWPFLVTNTMDMQTIQVGLKNFRFANTTYFAPMMAGATISAVPMFILFFSLQKYFLEGVTVGAVKG
- a CDS encoding carbohydrate ABC transporter permease, which encodes MNQSLTKRKKLKLESDSGWGYAFIAVALIAFSLFTAYPVINAFIISLQKYGPLGSTFVGMDNFVNSFSDELFWKALKNTLVYTLLTVPFNILLSFLISILIIPFKKKTQTIFKALYYLPAVASGVALSVVWLWIFDPLKSGIANKLVSFLGIENQNWLGSSATAMFSLVLMSWLSSHGTAIIIYIAALLAIDNSYYEAAEIDGASFLQKLWFIVVPFLKPTTLFLLVTGVIGSFQVFQNAYLMTGGGPDHATTMVGLLIFNNAFTYFEFGEAAAQSLLLAAIIGFISFLQFKFLGKDVEY